A window from Glandiceps talaboti chromosome 15, keGlaTala1.1, whole genome shotgun sequence encodes these proteins:
- the LOC144446319 gene encoding 5-hydroxytryptamine receptor 1F-like, with product MVAWTNYSDLLDLANVTINFTSNWTNATGEPQFSSPYTLWQAVLISLTLGTVILLTIIGNCLVVLSVCLVRKLRTPANYLYVSLATSDLSVAILVMPLAVVDELSVQWILGPAMCDVWIAFDVMACTSSILNLCMISVDRYLAITRPLKYSTKRTPRLMMVMITLIWIVSALISLPPLFGWGNGNVHSDIICLISQDYVYTVYSTFGAFYVPLIIMIVIYIKIYRAADLFRKAVKKQNMAANNIANSRGSHERMIKSNSADSGYENMIYFQGNRERKHSKWHGFSKSRNGHRISVSGERKAAKTLGIIMGAFIFCWLPFFIVAFLRPFCNCTISKVLSSCLLWLGYVNSLFNPIIYAMFNRDFRQPFLYLLTCRWKEVTKASGNQSVKLALQLMAEEKMDQSRNNHHNHHKGQNSNYANGDTTTEATQI from the coding sequence ATGGTTGCCTGGACAAATTACTCAGACTTGTTGGATTTAGCCAACGTTACCATTAATTTCACTTCAAATTGGACTAATGCGACGGGAGAACCGCAATTTTCAAGCCCATACACTCTGTGGCAAGCCGTTTTAATCTCTTTAACTCTTGGAACAGTGATCTTATTGACCATCATAGGAAACTGTTTAGTGGTTTTGTCAGTGTGTCTCGTGCGTAAACTGCGCACGCCAGCCAATTATTTGTATGTTTCTCTGGCCACATCCGATCTCAGCGTCGCTATCTTGGTAATGCCACTAGCGGTGGTGGACGAACTCAGTGTACAATGGATCCTTGGTCCCGCGATGTGTGACGTGTGGATAGCGTTCGATGTGATGGCGTGCACATCGTCAATATTGAACCTGTGTATGATTAGTGTCGATCGCTACCTGGCCATAACCCGTCCATTGAAATACTCAACGAAGAGAACGCCCAGGTTAATGATGGTAATGATAACATTAATTTGGATTGTCTCGGCATTAATATCGCTGCCTCCATTGTTTGGATGGGGGAATGGCAACGTACACTCCGACATAATATGCTTAATAAGCCAAGACTACGTCTATACTGTGTACTCTACGTTCGGGGCTTTCTACGTACCTCTTATTATTATGATtgttatatacataaaaatatatCGGGCGGCGGACTTATTTCGGAAAGCCGTCAAGAAGCAGAACATGGCTGCGAATAATATTGCCAACTCCAGGGGATCTCATGAAAGAATGATCAAGAGTAATTCTGCAGATTCTGgatatgaaaatatgatttatttccaAGGAAACAGGGAGAGGAAGCACTCCAAATGGCACGGTTTCTCTAAATCCAGAAACGGACATCGAATCTCTGTGTCAGGGGAAAGGAAGGCAGCGAAAACGTTAGGTATCATAATGGGGGCTTTCATATTTTGCTGGTTGCCGTTTTTTATCGTAGCCTTTTTGAGACCGTTTTGTAACTGCACAATATCAAAAGTACTGTCAAGTTGTTTACTTTGGTTGGGCTACGTCAACTCATTGTTTAACCCGATCATATATGCTATGTTTAATAGAGACTTCCGACAACCTTTTCTCTATCTTTTGACTTGTCGTTGGAAGGAAGTTACCAAAGCGTCAGGTAACCAAAGTGTAAAACTTGCGTTACAACTGATGGCAGAGGAGAAAATGGATCAAAGTCGCAACAATCATCATAACCATCACAAAGGACAGAACTCGAATTACGCGAATGGTGACACAACGACCGAAGCAACTCAGATATAA